Proteins encoded by one window of Branchiostoma floridae strain S238N-H82 chromosome 6, Bfl_VNyyK, whole genome shotgun sequence:
- the LOC118417744 gene encoding beta-1,4-galactosyltransferase 5-like → MARHMYNRMRIKLRALFAALMLFSVLCSVMYYIYGAPGEANTLWFTYLAFNKDIAEKIVSWKDALVSDSIVIPPEQWALMQKNNISYEYLLEEYKRNLSRWNEVSTTFAPPNLVLHENELCPERLPSMTGEIEVNMTEVNLTTVMNEILQEGPIKPGGHWTPTDCKAKYKVAILVPYRNREEHIPILYRHLIPMLRRQKLEFGFYFIEQAGTNPFNRAMLFNVGFKEAMKRYPWDCFVFQDVDHIPENNRNYYGCGQMPRHFAVKLDKYMYRLPYDEFFGGVSGLTTEQFKKINGFPNAFWGWGGEDDDLWARVANAGYEVSRPPGDVGKYKSIPHHHRGEAQFLGRWGLLKQSKTRNFLDGLNNIVYDPLITVHPLYVNITVDLQPMDVDYPEEES, encoded by the exons ATGGCGAGACATATGTACAATAGAATGAGGATAAAACTGCGGGCGCTGTTCGCGGCGCTGATGCTCTTCTCCGTCCTGTGTTCGGTGATGTACTACATCTATGGCGCCCCTGGCGAAG CAAACACCCTGTGGTTCACGTACCTAGCCTTCAACAAGGACATCGCAGAGAAGATCGTGAGCTGGAAGGATGCCTTAGTGAGTGACAGTATAGTCATACCCCCAGAGCAGTGGGCACTCATGCAGAAGAACAACATTTCCTATG AATATCTGCTGGAAGAGTACAAGAGAAACCTGTCCAGGTGGAACGAAGTGAGCACCACATTCGCACCCCCCAACCTGGTGCTGCATGAGAATGAGCTCTGTCCAGAGAGATTACCATCGATGA CGGGAGAGATCGAGGTGAACATGACAGAGGTAAACCTGACCACAGTCATGAATGAAATTCTCCAGGAAGGACCCATCAAGCCTGGGGGGCACTGGACACCGACAGATTGTAAAGCTAAATACAAG GTTGCGATCTTAGTCCCGTATCGGAACAGAGAGGAGCACATCCCCATCCTGTATCGCCACCTCATTCCAATGCTGCGCCGACAGAAACTGGAGTTCGGCTTCTACTTCATAGAGCAA GCTGGGACCAACCCGTTCAACAGAGCGATGCTTTTCAACGTGGGGTTCAAGGAAGCCATGAAGCGCTACCCCTGGGACTGCTTCGTCTTCCAGGACGTGGACCACATTCCTGAGAACAACAGAAACTACTACGGCTGTGGACAGATGCCCAGACACTTCGCAGTCAAGCtggacaagtacatgtacag ACTACCTTATGACGAGTTCTTCGGAGGCGTTAGCGGGCTGACCACAGAGCAGTTCAAGAAAATTAACGGCTTTCCCAATGCATTCTGGGGCTGGGGAGGGGAGGACGATGACCTCTGGGCAAG AGTTGCAAATGCTGGATACGAGGTGTCCCGACCCCCTGGAGATGTAGGGAAGTACAAGTCCATCCCCCATCATCACAGAGGGGAGGCACAGTTCCTGGGAAG GTGGGGCCTTCTGAAGCAGTCCAAAACAAGGAACTTCTTGGACGGTCTGAACAACATCGTGTACGACCCCCTCATCACCGTGCACCCCTTATACGTCAACATCACGGTGGATCTACAGCCCATGGATGTGGACTATCCCGAGGAGGAGAGCTAg
- the LOC118417745 gene encoding F-box/LRR-repeat protein 8-like: protein MEDKSWENITDHIIIHILSYLPVHHRHNAGAACRSWNRAFNSPLLWRHVRATFHSEKDVRWLGCLQRYGTHFRTVHIDCNQEDVVNRRITCDFINELARLPERRLKRFIVVFSGMNPYFYAGQEMHEAIEDLFGPPPTKCNVISTLEHVDLGKLSIAYSDKLFLPLAENNPNLRFLNIQNASLVCKVSSDCLLKIITTCTKLVDLRVHYYSLSEEVLTALADKERTPLQHLSVCCQKDDKMGFAKVWESEFWKALTEHNRALRVSLIFGDYCPTLRIPKLLKPEIPVSVLRVENWHPLLYLVRFCCEHYYRTIEVLVLHTHTSPQLDQSLLELVTKSPRLRELHVYCVLAKDTVSEILKIRPGLQRITLKSEKEPFPWEPEEL from the coding sequence ATGGAGGACAAGTCGTGGGAAAACATCACGGACCACATCATTATCCACATCCTCTCCTACCTGCCTGTCCACCACCGGCACAACGCCGGCGCCGCCTGTCGCTCCTGGAACCGGGCATTCAACTCTCCGCTGCTCTGGCGCCACGTTAGAGCCACCTTCCACTCGGAGAAGGACGTCCGCTGGCTGGGGTGTCTCCAGCGGTACGGGACCCACTTCAGGACTGTGCACATCGACTGCAACCAGGAGGACGTCGTCAACAGGAGGATCACCTGCGACTTCATCAACGAGCTGGCGCGCCTCCCGGAAAGGCGACTTAAACGGTTCATCGTCGTCTTCTCCGGAATGAACCCGTACTTCTATGCAGGTCAGGAGATGCATGAGGCCATCGAGGATCTATtcggcccccctcccaccaaatGTAACGTCATCTCAACCCTAGAACACGTGGATCTAGGGAAGCTGTCTATCGCCTACTCGGACAAACTTTTCCTCCCTCTTGCAGAGAACAATCCCAACCTGAGGTTCCTCAACATTCAGAATGCTTCTCTGGTCTGTAAGGTGTCTTCAGATTGTCTTCTTAAGATCATCACGACCTGTACCAAACTTGTGGACCTGAGAGTTCACTATTACAGCCTGTCTGAGGAGGTACTCACAGCTCTTGCAGATAAAGAGCGGACTCCTCTGCAGCACCTCTCTGTATGTTGCCAAAAGGACGACAAGATGGGTTTCGCCAAGGTGTGGGAATCTGAGTTCTGGAAAGCGCTGACGGAGCACAACCGCGCCCTCCGCGTGTCGCTGATCTTCGGCGACTACTGTCCGACGTTGCGGATCCCCAAACTCCTGAAGCCTGAGATCCCGGTGTCTGTGCTCCGTGTGGAGAACTGGCATCCACTGCTGTACCTGGTGAGGTTCTGCTGCGAACACTACTACAGGACAATCGAGGTCCTGGTGCTACACACTCACACCAGCCCCCAGCTGGACCAGTCCCTTCTGGAGTTGGTCACCAAGAGCCCCCGGCTGAGAGAACTCCACGTCTACTGTGTGCTAGCGAAGGACACGGTCTCCGAGATCCTGAAAATCCGCCCTGGTCTGCAGCGCATCACGCTCAAGTCGGAGAAAGAACCTTTCCCCTGGGAGCCCGAAGAGTTGTAG